The DNA segment TGTCAATGACTGGTTCAACAGTCTCAGCTGGTTTTTCAGGTTCTTTCGTACCACCTACCGTTACTATTTCTTCGGTTACAGGGACATTATCGTCATTTGTTTCGTGTACACTTAGCTGTTTCATGATAAAATCCGGAATCTGTGACGCTTTACTTTGAGAATCACTATTCTTCTCATCATTGGAGCAGTTTTCActggaaatataaaaatgggACTTAAGATTCATGAAAATACAaagtattagaaaaaaaattaaacaaaacaaaaaaaataaaaaatgtctaatAACATACCGTcgaccaaataaaataataaaaatttcaaagaaTGACCACTTAAACGTTGATATTTTATCTTGTTTACGTAGAAATTGCGTAATATATTGAATTCTGAGAGGAATCAGAAGTGGAATTGGCATTAGTTAATGTAAATAGTGTTAGataatccaaataaaaaatcttttaaaagctACGCAAGAACACAGCTGATCTTGACGACTGAATAATTGGAATCGAACCAACTTTGTTTTTTCCACTATTGCTGAAAAGAAGAAACTGTATGTAATATtggcatatatattaatagatatatttaattacgagAACAAGAAAATCACGTCGGTGAATTTAAAATGGGTGACACTGCGAAGCGCagcttttatattatcattatataataaaatcttctGCTATACGTTTTATGTACATTGGTTAATTAGTGATTTTCAGTTAGGCTTTTCAAAAAAGATCACCTCATTTATTACTAtgtaactacaatttattaaataatatttatttcaaaagcaGATAAATTATAAGGGTCGAATTAATCTcgagattttaataaataaacaaatcgtCTTTATTTAGCGACCAATgtttgaagaaaaatataacgCAAAATCAATAGATAAACTATAATAGGATTATGTATTCACGATGGAAGACTTGTAAATGCGCCATCTGTCTCGAGGTTAAGTTTAGAAACAAAGTTAGACGCACTCAATATTATGTAACTGTAGTCTGCAACTAGATGGTAAGTGCAAAATGTGAACCCAATCTTCGCTTCCTGTTTGTGACGAGCGTGGGCTGAGCGCGCAGTACGTCGAGTTTATTTCTAAACACTATAAGTAGGATTTAAATCTAGTTTTTATCAAGGAGTAATAACTTTAAATCTTCAGTCGgtaggattaataaatatacaggcCCATGATAAGACTAACTTTTCAGAATAAAATTACGTTAACCTTAAAAAGGGCCATATTAATCGCCAATTTAATCGTAGTAGTTTTTTGAGAACATTTTGATGTTACTTAaacgatttttaattaatgtggcGTTTGATAAACTGTTTATTTAGCTTTATAGCTATTCATCCTGAAAAAGAAGTCTGTACcagaataaataatgtatatgtttCACAATTATAGGTCGATATAAACAAATTCCCAGATAAACGCTTctaggtaataaaataaaaaatatatcgataattAAATTCACCAATAGATAAAAAACTGTATCGAGACAGAGCAAAAAGATACggaaatttattgattaatataaaaaaaaatagagaagTCTGGTGGGACAAGGCCACATGCCGGATAACCTTGAAGgggtaaacataaaaaaatcaatagtttCAATAAAATGACTATAAATGCAAGGACCACAGATGCGAATCGATTTTACGGTCGGCCGTGGGAATTGCAGACtgtaagtaaaacaaaacagCGTTCGACAATACTATCGTTGCCATTCATATTACAAAACCGAGGAAAAATAGTATTGAATATCAAaaattcttgaaaaaaaaaatgggtcATTTATAAAGTACTAGAACCAGATGTTGCTTCGCTcataacaagtaaaaaaaaaaagtgcacCACACATTTCCGATGATCCACCATCTGAGGGATAGATCGTTTGTTTGGACTACAGTCGGGACattgcttttatatattatctatatagaACAgacgtaattattaaataaatctcaaTTATTTTGACAGAGATGCAGCATGCAAAAGTCTCTGTTATCTCCAATAAAAAAacaggatattataaaattctatgGGCGTCAcaggcaaaaatatttttttaattgcccttttcattttttaattaaataagcctGTTCAAAGTAACATACTCtaagtacatatttacatatacgtTACACAAAAAtccagaataataatataacataacttattatataatactttaaataatatgtagattTATGATCAAAAATCATTTTAGGGCTACGTGTGCGAGATTGAATGTTTCATTATAATTGTGTCACAAATTCTGGGAATTTTGTCAAAAGAATAACCTAGAATAAACAGGAAAAAGATACGTTTCATTGATTGACACTGCTGTCATTCATTATTACCGGAATTATCATGGAAAACTCGCTCCATTATTAAGTACTTATACTTGTAAACTTTGACCAagctttctttaaaaaaaaaaatattttattttatctggaAATCAACAATAACTACCTGGTAATTTTGAATCACCCCCATTAATCATCTTAATACATCAAACcggaaaacataaaaaaagtgtaatggAGTAAGTTTGACGAAATTTGACGAATAACTGATGATAGGAAGACATTTTATAAGAAGAATCTCAAAATTCAACACAGAACGCGGTCGTGAAATGCGACATTATACTCCGATATGCCATATgcgactataataattataacatttagagAATATAAGCATTATAATAGCGTATCAAAATTTCATtacatgtttaataattattcgcGGGTATTGCGGTTTCATTATTAATACAGGATTAACCCGCGACTAAAACCCTGTGTATTTTTCCGGGATAAAAAGCCTAAACTATCTGTAACCAAAAAAGAATTGTCAATTAGTCTTATATGTACAAACGTCGAAAACAAGTAACGAAGGAAGATAATGCTATtagatgtatataaaacaatgcAACATTTAAACTGCGGTAAGACGAAGCTTATATTTTGCGAAGAGTACATATAATGCTTATgaattagtatatttattttataaaatatattatacattccaAGAAGTGACACACGTCTCATATATTTATCACAGGTATTTATCACAAATATTTCTCAAGTACACATAGCAATATTGTACAATAATCTCGAAGGGCAAAATGGATAACAATCAGATTTACTGTAGCTTACTGAAAAACAACGCCGACGTAGACTTATGTCTCTAGTTTCAAATACCATAGCGGTGCAAAATCTTCCACAAACGAATGCGATAAATCGTTAGGTAACAATGCTTCGTGTTATCATTCATTTATTCAACTGTAAAAAGTGTAAGCCAATTTAACTACAGGGACACGAGTTTATCGAACACGTACATTCGACTTATATattccaatataaatatatggattGACAATTAAGGTTCGAATCGATACATCGATATAAATTTGTCCTTTAATCAAcgttatattgatattaaccACATGATCTGTGTCAAATTATGTAAGATCAAGAGGCGTTAAACTTTGAtggtctattttttttatcttacgcGCCGTCTATCGTCTATCGACCTTACAGAGTTGGCGTTATTCCAGCTGCCGACTTCCCTTGGTGTCGAATTCGTAACGCCCGGCTCTGTTGTGCTACGAATTTCCATTTTGTTTGATGTATATTTGCATAATTTGACGATTACGTACCTATAAgacaattagtattgttgtgtgccgGTTTGAACGgagagtaagccagtgtaactacacagGGACTAGGGACATAACTTAGTTCCCCAGGTGATGGCGCATCGTCGATGTAATAAGAGATTCCATTTACCATCAAGTTCCCCCATTTGCCCTCCCGCCTATTTTAtaagactaaaatattttataaaatggcaGTTTTGAATtacctaataattattaatttactatgaGAACacgtttcaattatataattgagCTTTTATGTTAAATGAGAAAGACAAAACGTAGTCTAACCTATGTGTTAtgcaataaatagttataaaaaaaatagttattggcAACAATACTCAATCTTTATCaatcttatttattgtgttaaaaCATTTCCAATCTATTTATAAGTTAGCCAGACTGTAGTGCAGAGGCGATTaggtttgaattattttatttgcattagaTATACTGCGGTATTTGCGCGCGCGCAGCTACGGGCGCTATTTTCAAACGCAGGCCGACAACCCCGGCCGGACGAGTCGACTACTCGAGTCTCGGTCCTCTGAGGAAGGTTAAATAGCGATCAATGtggtctttttttaaaaatacattaatataaattttaagcagTCTATTCCATATATAAAAACGAAGAATTGGGCATAAAGAGAAACGGTATAacattcatacaaaatttttaatattagtaaaagttgtaaaatgtaacagcctgtaaatgctaCACTATAAATCTTAACCGCAAATTAAGCATGAAGATTCAATATTATTTGCTCGGCTTTGAATTAGACCCGCAATCTTCGagtaagattcacgtattccaACCACTGGACCATATCGACTCATCCTTACTATTACTTATTATCATGAACTATTACTTTTGCAAATATGTATTGTAACGCAACACATCTAAAAGAATCGAAATTCTTGTTTACCATATTATCTTTTAAGAGATTATATAAGTCATacatgaattgaaataaaacgaaGACGAGGATATTTTGAATCACAATAATTTCACACGGTGATAAGTTTTTTATCACTTTTGGCTAATGGAAAAATTCGGACAAAGTCGTCACAGTTCGGCGGCGTAAATGGTCTAGTTAAACGTGAAAAGATTAACAAATACGTATAAAAAGATTTGAATAGTTATGAAACTTCTTACTTCTTGGTTTCATTGATTTTTGATCAATCTAAATCTTCTTTATGTAGTTAATCTTACTCTTGTTTATGTAAGTACAATATGCAAATATAATCTTGAATACAGAATAATCCCGTTTATTTCTTGATTATAAAAGgactactttataaataaataaataaatgcgtcAATCCCTCAAGTAATCAGTACAGAACATCGATATATTTCTTAGGAGTATCCGGTGGTTTAACCAAGTGGGTCATTAAATCAGTTCCCCGCCATCGTTCCATAACGAGAGGATTACATGCAGGCACGTCCGCCCACTCATCGTGCAGCGACTTATTCTGCATTATCATGTAACATAAAACAGAAATTCTGCAATAACTCTTAACATCCCTGGCTCGGATGCTTGTAATATTTGAGGCAAATTTTTGGTTGAATTTGCTAGGCTAATatgtatctatatttataaataaatcgtagGGATATTGCATTGCAAACTAATCTCGTTTTACCTATTTCCTTGTTGGATTCAGGTAAAACTATAAAAGTGTTAAGAAACATAGCTATCTTAAAATCGAAAaacaatcataatttaattatagtttgaAACTATAAACTCGAGTTGAAGCAATTTCTACCGTTTTTCTTCCGGCATTGATCACGTGACATGTCAAATACATTTCTATACATGTTTGTATTTTACAATCAACTTCGTCAATCGATTTGTTCTCGTCTATATCTCGTCTATCctgtatattgtatgtatgttaaatatgtatatatatatttaacatacatacaataatatatatatatatatattactttattaaacaatttaattaaataatattatgattaagtatataataacgaATAAGTCGGAAAATTGTGAATTTGTCGTCGTTTGGGGACATCAGCCCACATGCTCGTTACGACAAACGAAGCGGCTTCGTTCCAAAGATCGATTTACACGAACAAAGCTGAACTTGTCGCTATAATGTCTAATATGGTGATCGGGAATATTATTGTTGAATATGGAGAAATGGAACGCGGTTTATACAATATTCTAGTTATCGAAtacttcaaaaaatattaatttcgaaGAAAAAAATAGGTTCATACaaggatattttaataattttagttagaCATAAGccattattactataaaatcaatattaatccAAGATCGGTCTATACTGTGTGATCTTGTAATGCGTTTATCTAAACCTACTTATCGAAATTCCGATTAAGTGTAAATGTAACGTACAGAAAACTGttaaggtatattttatttattttgataacgatttttaaataagaactgtgtgacaaataaatttaactaaattttatcTAAGAAGTACGTCAGATGAAATGTTGACGATATTTGTAAGTAGTAGAAAGTACTTTTCTACTTTTAATACCAAATTACAAATTTTCATTATCGTATTAATAGTTCAGAGATACaatggaatataaaatatagtaaccaCACTTAAAAGTTTTAGCTGCTGGGAAAATTTTACCACGCTGTCTAACTTTTctttcgtatattttatttacacaaatggAGCATGTAAAGATatgcttgtccggatttgaaccagCAATCTTATTAAAAACCACGTTGTCAAGCGCTGGACCATCtcgcatataaattatataaatgacacaCATGTTGGTATCTGAGGGTTAAAGTCAATATATGAATTGCAGATATCTTAAagttatctattaatttttttacaaacataaaCTTGTGTTCGTAAAGGAAATTCAGAAATATACGTACCGCACATTGAAATGTTACaacaattatcattatttaatctttatatgttttattatataatatcaaggCAAAggagaaaaataacaaaataaaatgataaaaatgtaccttttttagtttattttttaattgaatataaaattgagGTAACAATAGCAAAAGAACAAAATCAATAATGCCGCACGCCATATCAGCTATCAATTAATCATGCAACTGGCCAAGGTACTAACGTCATTGGTGATTGTAACTTACGTTTGTATTGATTACTATCGTCTTTTTACAAAGAAAACATTTTGCATATGACTacttgacggtaagtggtcaccaacgcttatagacattggtagtgcattggcatgcgccaccaatctattttttatcgctggaaaaatgcattacgcgtttcctccatGGGAACATTggagggtatgtggggctcgccgctgTCCAAGGCGCCGACTACGCTCCGAACATCAGAACagccactaaaaaaccagcggtaccctttccgtctacCTTGATGCTACCTTgacatgcgccaccaaccttgggaacgttaaatgttatgtccctcgcgcctgtaattacagtggctcactcactcatAAAAccgcaacaatattaaatactgaTGTTTTGCCTAGACGACCGAcgacctagacgagcttgcacaaagctctaccaccagtaaacgatGATCACTTCCCGATTACAAATAGTTACATCGCCTATTCGTCCaccttaaacattaaaaaaaatattgctcgaatttaagtttaaaactcTCGAAAAGCtagaaaattaagaaattatattgaGATTTGTTATTTCatctaattaatttgttttattttgtgttcgCGAATAGCATTTGCATTTGGATGAAATATAGTGATGCGTGCACAATCGGAACATGGTATGCAATATGCATTTGTACGTGAACCCCACGCGTCGTTAACTGCAGTCATATACAAGAACACGTCCAGGAAACTATAAACAGTATTTACTGCCTAGCAACATGCGACGAGACAAAGAGATCTATGTCTAAATCCGTAGTTACCGTTTAAGGCGACATCGCCAACGGAGAACCGCATGCGTTGCACTAAAATAGATAAGTACATTTTGTGGGGGTTGAAATCATTttcataaacttatattttagaaTACTGTTTTATTAGTGAACAATGAAATTCGTTCTATTATATTCGTAGCATGATTATGACCACAATAATGGTAtgcatgataatataataaacgaatGCTATGTCTTTGTTTAACTATTAAAATCATTCCTTTAAAAGTAATGGAATGATTACAATAGTTTTTAGCTTTAGCATAGGCAGTATTTctataatacaataacaaagaATTATACTCGAATAATTTGTCTAACCACCGAAAATCATTGATGCTATGGTTTCTCGTGTACGATTCACCGCAGCGGCACTGGTGTCCGCCAATCTCTGTGTCTCGTTGACAGCCTAACGAGCGAGCTATTACACAGCAAGTACCCAGAGGTAAAGATGCAGATGTCGAGGTCTGTTCGAGGTCAAGTACTAATCACAACTAACAATATCCTttaagaaattctcaatagtagGCAATATCAACAGCGCCTTGTTCCGGATAGCACGTAAAGATATGGTGCTGTGTCTGGTCTCTCTCCGATCAGGTCAGCTTGCTCATCGTATGAAAGAAAAGATGTTTTTGCACACatacatgtgtatataatatataatatctaaaatatgtgCAGTGCAGTTGGCTAGTATCCGATTAGAAAAGCCGCTATGTTCAAAATCAATCaagaaaagaatatataaatatatgaataaaccgCAAATCCCACATGGAAAAGTAAATAAGAGATCATAGAGTTATACAGAATGTCAATTATTCTtatagtatatacaaaatactaatTAGGTACATAACAGCATTTAACTTGCCGGTAAGACAAACATTGATTGCCATGTTCCTGTCGAAGAGCCTACGATTGTCTTTTAAAGACGTACTGGCCATGAGAACAGCTCGCTTATGCgtcaatgtttttatgtattttatactcCTGAGTGTATTGATAACAATTattctgaaaatattaaattatttactatacgTATATGTAATGTCAATTTTCGTTTTGCAAATCTCGGGGACAAATAATGATATCGACATCGCGCCAATTTAATTCGTCGCATAACTATGAAATCCGAACCTATACAGCTACTCCGTAAAACCACACTCGAAACTGTCTGCAGAACACGTTCGTAAAATATcagaataatacaatttatataaaggaAATGAATATCAAAAAACTAGAAGAGGAGACTCAGAAGAAAAGTAGGATAAAAGATGAACAGAAAAAAGTGGAAGGGGATAAAGTGGCGGAAGAAATAGCattgtctatatattttatgattgaaAACTAGatgatactatttattattattttacttgaaatacTCTTATATTCAAGATTTCCTATTTGTGTTACTTTTACcgtgataaaaaattaatgggGAAGCATCTATACAAACTGATCCacttttatttagataatcCCTATTGATCATTTAGGATTTGCACATTaggtacattttatattaactcgCTATTGACACAGATATGATACATTCTTaataatttgcatttattataacGCCCGTTAGTGttggttaattatttattaatcagacATTAACTAACAAATAATTAAGCGCGGAATCACCGTTGTGGGCACTGTAGGCATGCTAAcaacctttttttaacgctggaaaaacgcattacgcgtttcccccacagcAACAGTGGGGTGGTATGGggggctcgctggtgtccaaggcGTCGAGTGTAccccgaacattggaatacccactaaaaaaccagcggtaccctttccgtcttaacgaggagcgccacgggatcgcttttgcatgctaccgtggATGCTTACAACCCTACCCTAGACCCTGATGTTGATAGAAGTGCCTAAAAGTCCATACAGGCAAAGCTTGGGCAAGATATCCGTGGGGCCGTCAACCATTATTTAAGCATCTCCTTTGTACgaataaaaatgcaatttatcGATTATAAGTAATTCCGACTCGAACAAGGCTGATTTATTGAGTGACCATAGCTAAAACCTTTTTTGAGGGCTGGATCCGCGACAACACACAATGCTATATTAGGCGTATATAATCGGTATAAACTATTCgaggatttattttattaaataacaaacatttatacaaCACAATGAAGTGTGGCTTATTCGAAAATATAGGATCAAATTTTTCCCAAATTAAatgctaataatatattcatatattaatatgtataaatatattattagcatataaatacaaatattgaaatattctaCATACGATAGCACGCAtaagtaacttttaaatatattagataagAGATGAAActctattatgtaataattcaaCACAAGCCTAGGTTTAAaagactaatatttattaagctcAGACGTTAGTTCTAATACGcaaaataaaacgaaacaatCAAAAACTTAAAAGACTTGAATTTGAAACTGAATAGGTACCTACTTTATGAGTAATATGACAGTGACAGAAACCTCTTACTTTGcttgataacatttaaaaaaattgaaatcaaaaCAGGAAAACCggctttatattatactaagtaTAAATGTATTCATGCAATGAAAAACATTCTTATGGAATTCCCAAAACCGCCATTATTGATATACGTAAAAGTTTCTTCTGTAAATTTTACCAGGTATTTTCCTATTCATGAGCTTAGTTCCTTTGCAAGtgcgtttatttttatcattaaacgaattgtattaatttagaaatGGAGTGATTATTATGCAatcttttgtttataatgtttCAGATTtgtgaaatattcattaattagtGAACAAATAGTACTAAATGTCTgaagatattaaaatgaaagctCTTTTCGTTTGTCTTGGTAAGTTTTTCTTATCAACATTAAGTACTTCCTTTAATTCTACTTCCATaacctttatttgtatattattaaaattttaaaagaaagagttcaggcacagggcCAATGACTTTATATGCTCTCCGAGAGgctggagtgtacacactttaaCTTTCAGACTGAGCTGCTAATGAGATGCTTCggcagaaaaattcaataacttctTATTCACCTGACTGAGGCTTGAACCTAGATTCAATTTTTCATCTTAATGCATCAAACccagaataaaaaataacatgttcAAATTGCATGTGCCGATTTAAATTATCTAGAAGTAAAGAAGGACCTCAAAAAAAGGCCCCATGTGACATTGGTTGCATTGGAATAGCTATgccattgaattttaaatagataaatttcaCAGTGTCAGAAACTATTAACATTAATGATATAAAGCACTATCATTTTTTTCCTTACACACTAATCAAtggattatgtatatatttgaataaatatgaagaagcttttaattaaacgattaaaattattattaaataaattaaaaaagccgagatggccctgtggtaagaacgcgtgaatcttaaccgatgatcgtgggttcaaacccgggcaggcaccactgaatttacatgtgcttaatttgtgattataattcatctcatgctttacggtgaaggaaaacatcgtgaggaaacctgcatgtgtctaatttcactgaaattctgccacatgtgaattctaccaacccgcattggagcagcgtggtggaataagctccaaaccttctcctcaaaaagaggagaggaggcctttagcccagcagtgggacattcacaggctgttacggattaaataaattatcaatttctgtataaaatataataaaataggtaaTAGTTGTCGATCACCGATAGCAGAAGCTGTGTTTCAAAACACAGTAAATAAGATGGCTAACGGACATCTGTGGGAGATAGACAGTGCTGGGTTAGCTGATTGGAATGTTGGTTATTCCCCTACCGATAGAGTATTGAACACAATGAGAAAACATGGACTACGATATAATAATGTTGGAAGGCAGGTAAATACTttgagattaatatatattaaactttgagattaatatatattaattaaattattgataataataagataattttttgatatttcatatcAATATTTGTCATAGCGTCTGACAACTTGCATCTGAAACTGAGGAATACTTTGCCTGAatctgtatttcctgataggtacaatgttagtGTTTTTAAATTCAGAGTAAaaaggtttcttataggcaagtgTGCTAATCCTGtgctaaaaaaacatataatttattaaatcaatattctCATGTGACATATGGCAAAGGTATATAGTGAAAATGCCAGAAtgagaattaattaattctgttaagaaattcttttattaaaaattttttttagataaacaaGGAAGATTTcaaccactttaattttatatttggaatGGATGAAATCAATATAAGAGATCTAAAAAGTATGGCACCTGAAAATTGCAAGGCGAAAGTACTACTACTTGGGGACTTTGATCCGGAGGGTGAGAGAATTATAAGGGATCCTTATTTTGTGagtacttttgtatttatttattaaatgaacaaaatcTTACAAGtacagaaattattaaaaaatttaaacttgacttcattagtatttgttttaaaatattttttaaatcagttacaTTAACTAATTTGGCTTTAACCCATATCTGCCCAAGGAGAATTTTCGTcccagtaaaaaatatataaaactaataagtaCAAATGACTATTACCAGTTCTGGGAATATTAATCTGA comes from the Nymphalis io chromosome 1, ilAglIoxx1.1, whole genome shotgun sequence genome and includes:
- the LOC126770651 gene encoding uncharacterized protein LOC126770651, whose protein sequence is MGEGIIIFALWYIVIAYNYYIENCSNDEKNSDSQSKASQIPDFIMKQLSVHETNDDNVPVTEEIVTVGGTKEPEKPAETVEPVIDNNEDTADEFIHEEIDEN
- the LOC126770567 gene encoding low molecular weight phosphotyrosine protein phosphatase-like isoform X3 → MSEDIKMKALFVCLEAVFQNTVNKMANGHLWEIDSAGLADWNVGYSPTDRVLNTMRKHGLRYNNVGRQINKEDFNHFNFIFGMDEINIRDLKSMAPENCKAKVLLLGDFDPEGERIIRDPYFDNHDRGFEKCYEQAVRCSKGFLEQLEKGNVE
- the LOC126770567 gene encoding low molecular weight phosphotyrosine protein phosphatase-like isoform X2, which encodes MSEDIKMKALFVCLAEAVFQNTVNKMANGHLWEIDSAGLADWNVGYSPTDRVLNTMRKHGLRYNNVGRQINKEDFNHFNFIFGMDEINIRDLKSMAPENCKAKVLLLGDFDPEGERIIRDPYFDNHDRGFEKCYEQAVRCSKGFLEQLEKGNVE
- the LOC126770567 gene encoding low molecular weight phosphotyrosine protein phosphatase-like isoform X1 yields the protein MSEDIKMKALFVCLGNSCRSPIAEAVFQNTVNKMANGHLWEIDSAGLADWNVGYSPTDRVLNTMRKHGLRYNNVGRQINKEDFNHFNFIFGMDEINIRDLKSMAPENCKAKVLLLGDFDPEGERIIRDPYFDNHDRGFEKCYEQAVRCSKGFLEQLEKGNVE